A genomic window from Serinus canaria isolate serCan28SL12 chromosome 4A, serCan2020, whole genome shotgun sequence includes:
- the CD40LG gene encoding CD40 ligand isoform X2: MEEVLSLSEDYVFLKKVQKCQTAEGQKSTLLDCEKVIKGFQNIQCKDGPPKEQPKFEMQRGPEHHEHSHVTHKNETSVAAEKREPIAVHLAGQQSIKAGSVLEWRETMYGPTNSLISNKEGKLKVEEAGLYYIYSQVSFCTTEVSLAPFTLYIYLHIPKEEDRLLLKGQNTLTSLKTHEEERHLKTVCGLQSIRVGGVFSLREDDMVFVNVTDSTKVRYSHGNTYFGIFKL, encoded by the exons ATGGAAGAGGTGTTGAGCTTAAGTGAAGATTACGTCTTCCTGAAGAAAGTACAGAAATGTCAGACAGCAGAAGGTCAGAAGTCGACATTATTGGACTGTGAAAAGGTTATAAAGGGCTTCCAGAACATCCAGTGCAAG GATGGACCCCCCAAGGAGCAGCCCAAGTTTGAAATGCAGAGAG GTCCTGAGCACCATGAGCATTCCCATGTGACTCACAAGAACGAGACATCTGTGGCAG CAGAGAAGAGGGAGCCAATTGCAGTTCACCTGGCAGGTCAGCAGAGCATCAAGGCAGGCTCAG TGCTGGAGTGGAGGGAGACCATGTATGGCCCCACAAACAGCTTGATATCCAACAAGGAGGGGAAACTGAAGGTGGAGGAAGCAGGGCTCTACTACATCTACTCCCAAGTCAGCTTCTGCACCACGGAAGTGTCTTTGGCACCCTTCACCCtctatatttatttacatatcCCCAAGGAAGAGGACCGGCTCTTGCTGAAAGGACAAAACACACTGACCTCTTTGAAGACGCATGAAGAAGAAAGACACTTGAAGACCGTCTGTGGACTCCAGTCCATCCGTGTGGGAGGTGTCTTCAGCCTCCGAGAAGATGACATGGTCTTTGTCAATGTGACAGACTCCACAAAAGTGAGGTACAGCCACGGCAACACCTACTTTGGCATCTTCAAGCTGTAG
- the CD40LG gene encoding CD40 ligand isoform X1, whose translation MNEPYGPEAPRPISSTSPGIMKMFMGFLTVFIVVQTVGTVLFCLYLHMKMDKMEEVLSLSEDYVFLKKVQKCQTAEGQKSTLLDCEKVIKGFQNIQCKDGPPKEQPKFEMQRGPEHHEHSHVTHKNETSVAAEKREPIAVHLAGQQSIKAGSVLEWRETMYGPTNSLISNKEGKLKVEEAGLYYIYSQVSFCTTEVSLAPFTLYIYLHIPKEEDRLLLKGQNTLTSLKTHEEERHLKTVCGLQSIRVGGVFSLREDDMVFVNVTDSTKVRYSHGNTYFGIFKL comes from the exons ATGAACGAACCCTATGGCCCTGAGGCACCCCGTCCCATCAGCAGCACATCTCCTGGCATCATGAAAATGTTCATGGGCTTCCTCACTGTATTTATTGTAGTGCAGACCGTTGGGACTGTGCTCTTCTGTTTGTATCTTCACATGAAGATGGATAAG ATGGAAGAGGTGTTGAGCTTAAGTGAAGATTACGTCTTCCTGAAGAAAGTACAGAAATGTCAGACAGCAGAAGGTCAGAAGTCGACATTATTGGACTGTGAAAAGGTTATAAAGGGCTTCCAGAACATCCAGTGCAAG GATGGACCCCCCAAGGAGCAGCCCAAGTTTGAAATGCAGAGAG GTCCTGAGCACCATGAGCATTCCCATGTGACTCACAAGAACGAGACATCTGTGGCAG CAGAGAAGAGGGAGCCAATTGCAGTTCACCTGGCAGGTCAGCAGAGCATCAAGGCAGGCTCAG TGCTGGAGTGGAGGGAGACCATGTATGGCCCCACAAACAGCTTGATATCCAACAAGGAGGGGAAACTGAAGGTGGAGGAAGCAGGGCTCTACTACATCTACTCCCAAGTCAGCTTCTGCACCACGGAAGTGTCTTTGGCACCCTTCACCCtctatatttatttacatatcCCCAAGGAAGAGGACCGGCTCTTGCTGAAAGGACAAAACACACTGACCTCTTTGAAGACGCATGAAGAAGAAAGACACTTGAAGACCGTCTGTGGACTCCAGTCCATCCGTGTGGGAGGTGTCTTCAGCCTCCGAGAAGATGACATGGTCTTTGTCAATGTGACAGACTCCACAAAAGTGAGGTACAGCCACGGCAACACCTACTTTGGCATCTTCAAGCTGTAG
- the ARHGEF6 gene encoding rho guanine nucleotide exchange factor 6 isoform X4, translating into MTENGSHQLVVKARFNFKQTNEDELSVNKGDIIYVTRVEEGGWWEGTLNGKTGWFPSNYVREIKSTDKPLSPKALKGLENTQMTKNYYPVVLQNILETERDYAKELQSLLGTYLRPLQSYDKLSTGDITALLGNMEEISAFQQTLNQALEEVAKLPENQQRVGGCFINLMPQFRSLYLTYCANHPSAVNVLTQHSDELEKFMESQGAASPGILILTTSLSKPFLRLDKYVTLLQELERHMEEAHADHEDVLKAITSFKSLVLTKLCCDSQSQCQELRKRKQLELQILSESIQRWEGEDIKMMGNVIYMSQVMVQSGGSEEKEERYFLLFSNVLLMLSASPRMSGFIYQGKLPLTGMMLTKLEDAEGNEHMFEITGNMMERITVSCSTSQDLHEWLDHLQRLTKGTCSTVSKTQSWSPHSTFSSAGQIRGPLEPPKILKPWSLSCLRPAPPLRPSAALSYKERMSYILKDSSKSPKTMKKFLPKRKTERKPSDEEFVIRKSTAALEEDAQILKVIEAYCTGAGFQQALSSGSRKDSIPQVLLPEEEKIIIEETRSNGQTVTEEKSLVDTVYALKDEVKELKQENKRMKQCLEEELKSRKDLEKLVRRLLKQTDECGREDTGRKSSLIA; encoded by the exons ATGACCGAGAATGGCAGTCACCAGCTGGTGGTAAAGGCCAGGTTCAATTTTAAGCAGACCAATGAGGATGAACTCTCTGTTAACAAAGGAGACATTATTTATGTCACTCGAGTTGAAGAAGGGGGCTGGTGGGAAGGCACCTTGAATGGAAAAACAGGCTGGTTCCCAAGCAACTACGTCAGAGAAATCAAATCTACCG atAAACCACTCTCTCCCAAAGCATTGAAAGGGCTAGAAAACACTCAGATGACAAAGAATTATTACCCTGTG GTGTTGCAAAATATTCTGGAAACAGAACGAGATTATGCAAAGGAACTACAGTCACTTCTGGGAACTTACTTAAGACCCCTCCAGTCTTATGATAA gctcagcactggggacaTCACAGCATTGCTGGGAAACATGGAagaaatctctgcttttcagcAAACACTGAACCAAGCCTTGGAAGAAGTTGCAAA GCTCCCTGAGAACCAGCAGCGTGTGGGAGGCTGTTTCATCAACCTGATGCCCCAGTTCCGCTCCCTGTACCTGACCTACTGTGCTAACCACCCTTCAGCAGTGAACGTCCTCACCCAGCACAG TGATgagctggagaagttcatggagagcCAAGGTGCGGCCAGCCCAGGCATTCTCATCCTGACCACAAGCCTCAGCAAACCCTTCCTGAGGCTGGATAAATATGtgacactgctgcaggagctggagcggCACATGGAG GAGGCGCATGCAGATCATGAAGATGTTTTGAAAGCCATCACATCCTTCAAGTCCCTTGTG CTTACAAAGCTCTGCTGTGATTCCCAGTCACAAtgccaggagctgaggaagaggaaacaaCTTGAGCTGCAAATCCTTTCTGAATCCATCCAGCGTTGGGAAGGAGAGGACATAAAAATGATGGGAAACGTCATCTACATGTCCCAGGTTATGGTGCAGTCTGGGGGAAGTGAG GAGAAAGAGGAGCGGTATTTCTTGTTATTTTCCAATGTTTTGCTGATGCTGTCTGCAAGCCCACGGATGAGTGGGTTCATCTATCAG GGAAAGCTGCCTTTGACAGGAATGATGCTGACAAAGCTGGAAGATGCCGAAGGGAATGAGCACATGTTTGAAATCACAG GGAACATGATGGAGCGGATCACTgtgtcctgcagcaccagccaggaCTTGCACGAATGGCTTGACCACTTGCAAAGGCTGACCAAAGGGACATGCAGCACCGTCTCCAAAACACAGTCCTGGAGCCCTCATTCG ACATTTAGTTCAGCTGGGCAGATCCGTGGGCCTCTGgaaccccccaaaatcctcaAGCCCTGGAGCTTGAGCTGCCTCCGTCCTGCTCCTCCACTCAGaccttcagcagcactgagttACAAAGAG AGGATGTCTTATATCTTAAAG GATTCTAGCAAAAGTCCaaaaacaatgaagaaatttcttccaaaaaggaaaactgagagaaaacCATCTGATGAAGAGTTTGTTATTCGGAAAA GTACTGCTGCGCTAGAGGAGGATGCTCAGATCCTGAAGGTGATTGAGGCATACTGTACTGGGGCAGGCTTCCAGCAAGCTCTCAGCTCAG GCTCCCGTAAAGACTCCATCCCCCAAGTCCTTCTTCCTGAGGAAGAGAAGATCATCATAGAGGAGACACGAAGCAATGGCCAGACGGTCACAGAGGAAAA aagccTTGTTGACACAGTTTATGCACTGAAAGATGAAGTCAAAGAGCTGAAGCAG gaaaacaaaaggatgaAACAATGTTTGGAGGAAGAGCTTAAATCCAGGAAGGACTTGGAGAAGCTGGTGAGAAGGCTGCTGAAACAGACAGATGAGTGTGGCAGGGAGGACACCGGGCGCAAGTCATCTCTGATTGCTTGA